The Neodiprion virginianus isolate iyNeoVirg1 chromosome 5, iyNeoVirg1.1, whole genome shotgun sequence genome contains a region encoding:
- the LOC124304396 gene encoding uncharacterized protein LOC124304396 isoform X27, whose translation MRTYRSYDVNAVEGGGTESSPVQRKPFFIVKLILFLVLCAIIITLCILWVSKSKEASRDNNIVGKQDGLQGGYDGTSQMPVSEFDTQETTTTETPDTSPLTAGGESRQETTTTETPDTSPSTAGVESRQETTTPQTPDTSPLTAGGESRQETTTPQTPDTSPSTAGGESRQETTTTETPDTSPLTAGVESRQEPTTTETPDTSPSTAGVESRQETTTPQTPDTSPSTASDESRQEPTTTETPDTSPSTAGVESRQETTTPQTPDTSPSTAGGESRQETTTTETPDTSPSTAGVESRQETTTPQTPDTSPSTAGVESRQETTTPQTPDTSPSTAGIESRQETTTPQTPDTSPSTAGGESRQETTTTETPDTSPSTAGVESRQETTTPQTPDTSPSTAGVESRQETTTPQTPDTSPSTAGVESRQETTTPQTPDTSPSTASDESRQEPTTTETPDTSPSTNHMQPVTLSEVMSKMAKATASRILSYMNHSSDACDDFYEYACGEFEDNQLTIENDLAEQAMQRIFTEAQKRRSDKQPFLDYYESCLNYEKTTNQSERLTNVRRAVQEIGRFDYTDNIGKDDTQPKFIDTLRRLFERNSALLFDITPDLAVTEGNCNTEPETVQFTWKIGPLISRTDPYTNRRAEECYKQQESVRNKPEVNLTEVYGTYKECKNYLGTFTTSIKDSVKKIFETDFDRSERIGVDVEKLIELFRLPEMDEDEIRKAYATKKYILKGDDDLSVRWARNQSPFLDFKKLLPPRANVERKRWHGYLLEDLTRAVKNVAFRSYRIDDETWINDALLAIYANDVYHEFAAPRHDVENYCKRLATNLMKTHASSLYMSSFKSEELEVMDRTVIEMFEKLRKTLESNVLKQKWIGKKSKEAILKKIASLSIATPAHRTDYHNSNDNEIELTGDFFNDTMALRKMYRTSMYQMLDKRPSEEIWTYFAQPYDASTSSIYELEKIIIPFGAVDWRFLDRSYTTSTQHLGLATLGTLIANEITHHFDFTGINYLNGRKGRGVAPVFCSSTEDDIAYRSDYKNHYQNLRGKMDSIFLPSTSQNIHYSISDLSLNERFSDDAGLRLAYDTMLNLPAEAKIPLPWLSNSESNEIQQFFLAYAQMQCTKKPLTTSFRSLYEDENLPSRLRIAITAANNEALGEAWQCKTGTKVRPEEKTYNFPHLDGIDFGRDTEALPPYQ comes from the exons atgcGGACCTATAGGTCGTACGACGTGAATGCTGTGGAAGGAGGTGGGACGGAGTCTTCTCCAGTTCAACGAAAACCTTTCTTTATCGTTAAACTGATCTTATTTCTTGTACTTTGTGCCATAATTATCACATTGTGCATATTGTGGGTGTCAAAAAGTAAAGAAGCGTCGAGGGATAATAATATCGTAGGAAAACAG GATGGATTACAAGGAGGGTATGATGGAACAAGTCAAATGCCTGTCAGCGAATTTGATACACAGGAGACTACGACTACTGAAACACCGGACACTTCACCTTTAAC GGCAGGCGGCGAATCTAGACAGGAGACTACGACTACTGAAACACCGGACACTTCACCTTCTAC GGCAGGTGTCGAATCTAGACAGGAGACTACGACTCCCCAAACACCGGACACTTCACCTTTAAC GGCAGGCGGCGAATCTAGACAGGAGACTACGACTCCCCAAACACCGGACACTTCACCTTCTAC GGCAGGCGGCGAATCTAGACAGGAGACTACGACTACTGAAACACCGGACACTTCTCCTTTAAC GGCAGGCGTCGAATCTAGACAGGAGCCTACGACTACTGAAACACCGGACACTTCACCTTCAAC GGCAGGCGTCGAATCTAGACAGGAGACTACGACTCCCCAAACACCGGACACTTCACCTTCAAC GGCAAGCGACGAATCTAGACAGGAGCCTACGACTACTGAAACACCGGACACTTCACCTTCTAC GGCAGGCGTCGAATCTAGACAGGAGACTACGACTCCCCAAACACCGGACACTTCACCTTCAAC GGCAGGCGGCGAATCTAGACAGGAGACTACGACTACTGAAACACCGGACACTTCACCTTCTAC GGCAGGCGTCGAATCTAGACAGGAGACTACGACTCCCCAAACACCGGACACTTCACCTTCAAC GGCAGGCGTCGAATCTAGACAGGAGACTACGACTCCCCAAACACCGGACACTTCACCTTCAAC GGCAGGCATCGAATCTAGACAGGAGACTACGACTCCCCAAACACCGGACACTTCACCTTCTAC GGCAGGCGGCGAATCTAGACAGGAGACTACGACTACTGAAACACCGGACACTTCACCTTCTAC GGCAGGCGTCGAATCTAGACAGGAGACTACGACTCCCCAAACACCGGACACTTCACCTTCAAC GGCAGGCGTCGAATCTAGACAGGAGACTACGACTCCCCAAACACCGGACACTTCACCTTCAAC GGCAGGCGTCGAATCTAGACAGGAGACTACGACTCCCCAAACACCGGACACTTCACCTTCAAC GGCAAGCGACGAATCTAGACAGGAGCCTACGACTACTGAAACACCGGACACTTCACCTTCTAC aaatcacatgcaacctGTGACGTTATCTGAAGTTATGTCAAAAATGGCCAAAGCCACAGCGAGTCGAATTCTTTCCTACATGAACCATTCTTCCGATGCGTGTGatgatttttatgaatacGCTTGTGGAGAGTTCGAAGATAACCAGCTTACGATAGAAAATGACCTCGCAGAACAAGCAATGCAACgaattttca CCGAGGCTCAAAAACGCCGAAGTGACAAACAGCCCTTTCTCGACTATTACGAAAGCTGCCTGAATTACGAAAAGACGACCAATCAGTCTGAAAGATTGACAAACG TTCGACGAGCTGTACAAGAAATCGGACGTTTTGATTACACGGATAACATTGGGAAGGATGATACCCAACCTAAATTCATCGATACGCTCCGGAGACTTTTCGAACGGAACAG CGCCCTCTTATTCGACATTACTCCAGACCTCGCAGTAACAGAAGGGAATTGTAACACAGAGCCAGAAACAGTTCAGTTTACTTGGAAAATTGGGCCACTGATCAGCAGAACTGACCCCTACACGAATAGAAGAGCAGAGGAATGCTATAAACAGCAGGAATCGGTGAGAAACAAACCGGAAGTGAATTTGACAGAAGTCTACGGAACTTACAAAGAGTGCAAG AACTACTTGGGCACCTTTACAACGTCCATCAAAGAtagcgtgaaaaaaattttcgaaacggATTTTGATCGATCGGAGCGAATCGGGGTTGACGTTGAGAAGCTGATTGAACTTTTCCGTCTGCCG GAGATGGATGAAGATGAAATCCGTAAGGCCTACGCAACCAAGAAATATATCTTGAAGGGTGACGATGACCTCTCTGTCAGATGGGCACGTAATCAATCGCCATTC CTTGATTTCAAGAAACTATTACCACCTCGAGCAAATGTGGAAAGAAAACGCTGGCATGGTTATCTTCTTGAAGACCTTACTCGAGCTGTAAAGAATGTCGCCTTTCGAAGCTATCGGATTGATGACGAAACGTGGATAAATGATGCTCTCCTCGCAATTTACGCTAACGATGTCTATCACGAG tTTGCTGCTCCGCGCCACGATGTCGAAAATTACTGCAAGCGACTAGCAACTAACCTGATGAAGACGCATGCATCCAGTTTATACATGTCATCATTCAAAAGCGAGGAACTCGAGGTCATGGACAGAACG GTGAtcgaaatgtttgaaaaattaaggAAAACATTGGAGTCGAATGTGTTGAAACAGAAGTGGATTGGGAAGAAGAGCAAAGAGgcaattttgaagaaaatcgcAAGTCTCTCGATCGCGACACCCGCCCACCGAACCGATTATCATAACTCAAACGACAATGAG ATCGAACTCACAGGcgattttttcaacgacacAATGGCGCTGCGGAAGATGTACAGAACGTCCATGTACCAGATGCTGGATAAACGGCCAAGCGAAGAAAT ATGGACGTACTTCGCCCAACCGTACGACGCGTCGACTTCATCTATATACGAGctcgagaaaataattataccgtTCGGAGCTGTAGATTGGCGCTTTTTGGACCGTTCCTACACCACGTCAACGCAGCATTTGGGGCTAGCTACTCTTGGAACGCTTATCGCCAATGAAATTACTCATCATTTTGACTTCACAG GCATAAATTACCTGAACGGTCGGAAAGGTAGGGGCGTGGCGCCTGTTTTCTGCTCTAGCACGGAGGATGATATAGCTTACAGAAGCGACTACAAAAACCATTACCAAAATTTGAGGGGAAAAATGGACTCCATCTTCCTGCCATCGACTTctcaaaatattcattacagC ATATCCGACCTCAGTCTCAATGAGAGATTCTCAGACGACGCCGGCCTGCGACTCGCCTACGATACGATGTTAAACTTACCCGCGGAAGCTAAAATACCATTGCCCTGGCTTTCGAACTCGGAATCTAACGAGATACAACAATTCTTCTTGGCCTATGCTCAG ATGCAATGCACAAAGAAGCCTCTCACAACATCCTTCAGATCGCTCTACGAAGACGAAAACTTGCCAAGCCGACTACGGATTGCGATAACTGCCGCCAATAACGAAGCCCTTGGAGAAGCCTGGCAGTGCAAAACGGGAACCAAAGTCCGCCCTGAGGAAAAAACATATAATTTTCCTCACCTCGACGGTATAGACTTCGGTCGTGATACCGAAGCACTCCCACCTTATCAATGA
- the LOC124304396 gene encoding uncharacterized protein LOC124304396 isoform X33 has protein sequence MRTYRSYDVNAVEGGGTESSPVQRKPFFIVKLILFLVLCAIIITLCILWVSKSKEASRDNNIVGKQDGLQGGYDGTSQMPVSEFDTQETTTTETPDTSPLTAGGESRQETTTTETPDTSPSTAGVESRQETTTPQTPDTSPLTAGGESRQETTTPQTPDTSPSTAGGESRQETTTTETPDTSPLTAGVESRQETTTPQTPDTSPSTAGVESRQETTTPQTPDTSPSTAGIESRQETTTPQTPDTSPSTAGGESRQETTTTETPDTSPSTAGVESRQETTTPQTPDTSPSTAGVESRQETTTPQTPDTSPSTAGIESRQETTTPQTPDTSPSTAGGESRQETTTTETPDTSPSTAGVESRQETTTPQTPDTSPSTAGVESRQETTTPQTPDTSPSTAGVESRQETTTPQTPDTSPSTASDESRQEPTTTETPDTSPSTNHMQPVTLSEVMSKMAKATASRILSYMNHSSDACDDFYEYACGEFEDNQLTIENDLAEQAMQRIFTEAQKRRSDKQPFLDYYESCLNYEKTTNQSERLTNVRRAVQEIGRFDYTDNIGKDDTQPKFIDTLRRLFERNSALLFDITPDLAVTEGNCNTEPETVQFTWKIGPLISRTDPYTNRRAEECYKQQESVRNKPEVNLTEVYGTYKECKNYLGTFTTSIKDSVKKIFETDFDRSERIGVDVEKLIELFRLPEMDEDEIRKAYATKKYILKGDDDLSVRWARNQSPFLDFKKLLPPRANVERKRWHGYLLEDLTRAVKNVAFRSYRIDDETWINDALLAIYANDVYHEFAAPRHDVENYCKRLATNLMKTHASSLYMSSFKSEELEVMDRTVIEMFEKLRKTLESNVLKQKWIGKKSKEAILKKIASLSIATPAHRTDYHNSNDNEIELTGDFFNDTMALRKMYRTSMYQMLDKRPSEEIWTYFAQPYDASTSSIYELEKIIIPFGAVDWRFLDRSYTTSTQHLGLATLGTLIANEITHHFDFTGINYLNGRKGRGVAPVFCSSTEDDIAYRSDYKNHYQNLRGKMDSIFLPSTSQNIHYSISDLSLNERFSDDAGLRLAYDTMLNLPAEAKIPLPWLSNSESNEIQQFFLAYAQMQCTKKPLTTSFRSLYEDENLPSRLRIAITAANNEALGEAWQCKTGTKVRPEEKTYNFPHLDGIDFGRDTEALPPYQ, from the exons atgcGGACCTATAGGTCGTACGACGTGAATGCTGTGGAAGGAGGTGGGACGGAGTCTTCTCCAGTTCAACGAAAACCTTTCTTTATCGTTAAACTGATCTTATTTCTTGTACTTTGTGCCATAATTATCACATTGTGCATATTGTGGGTGTCAAAAAGTAAAGAAGCGTCGAGGGATAATAATATCGTAGGAAAACAG GATGGATTACAAGGAGGGTATGATGGAACAAGTCAAATGCCTGTCAGCGAATTTGATACACAGGAGACTACGACTACTGAAACACCGGACACTTCACCTTTAAC GGCAGGCGGCGAATCTAGACAGGAGACTACGACTACTGAAACACCGGACACTTCACCTTCTAC GGCAGGTGTCGAATCTAGACAGGAGACTACGACTCCCCAAACACCGGACACTTCACCTTTAAC GGCAGGCGGCGAATCTAGACAGGAGACTACGACTCCCCAAACACCGGACACTTCACCTTCTAC GGCAGGCGGCGAATCTAGACAGGAGACTACGACTACTGAAACACCGGACACTTCTCCTTTAAC GGCAGGCGTCGAATCTAGACAGGAGACTACGACTCCCCAAACACCGGACACTTCACCTTCAAC GGCAGGCGTCGAATCTAGACAGGAGACTACGACTCCCCAAACACCGGACACTTCACCTTCAAC GGCAGGCATCGAATCTAGACAGGAGACTACGACTCCCCAAACACCGGACACTTCACCTTCTAC GGCAGGCGGCGAATCTAGACAGGAGACTACGACTACTGAAACACCGGACACTTCACCTTCTAC GGCAGGCGTCGAATCTAGACAGGAGACTACGACTCCCCAAACACCGGACACTTCACCTTCAAC GGCAGGCGTCGAATCTAGACAGGAGACTACGACTCCCCAAACACCGGACACTTCACCTTCAAC GGCAGGCATCGAATCTAGACAGGAGACTACGACTCCCCAAACACCGGACACTTCACCTTCTAC GGCAGGCGGCGAATCTAGACAGGAGACTACGACTACTGAAACACCGGACACTTCACCTTCTAC GGCAGGCGTCGAATCTAGACAGGAGACTACGACTCCCCAAACACCGGACACTTCACCTTCAAC GGCAGGCGTCGAATCTAGACAGGAGACTACGACTCCCCAAACACCGGACACTTCACCTTCAAC GGCAGGCGTCGAATCTAGACAGGAGACTACGACTCCCCAAACACCGGACACTTCACCTTCAAC GGCAAGCGACGAATCTAGACAGGAGCCTACGACTACTGAAACACCGGACACTTCACCTTCTAC aaatcacatgcaacctGTGACGTTATCTGAAGTTATGTCAAAAATGGCCAAAGCCACAGCGAGTCGAATTCTTTCCTACATGAACCATTCTTCCGATGCGTGTGatgatttttatgaatacGCTTGTGGAGAGTTCGAAGATAACCAGCTTACGATAGAAAATGACCTCGCAGAACAAGCAATGCAACgaattttca CCGAGGCTCAAAAACGCCGAAGTGACAAACAGCCCTTTCTCGACTATTACGAAAGCTGCCTGAATTACGAAAAGACGACCAATCAGTCTGAAAGATTGACAAACG TTCGACGAGCTGTACAAGAAATCGGACGTTTTGATTACACGGATAACATTGGGAAGGATGATACCCAACCTAAATTCATCGATACGCTCCGGAGACTTTTCGAACGGAACAG CGCCCTCTTATTCGACATTACTCCAGACCTCGCAGTAACAGAAGGGAATTGTAACACAGAGCCAGAAACAGTTCAGTTTACTTGGAAAATTGGGCCACTGATCAGCAGAACTGACCCCTACACGAATAGAAGAGCAGAGGAATGCTATAAACAGCAGGAATCGGTGAGAAACAAACCGGAAGTGAATTTGACAGAAGTCTACGGAACTTACAAAGAGTGCAAG AACTACTTGGGCACCTTTACAACGTCCATCAAAGAtagcgtgaaaaaaattttcgaaacggATTTTGATCGATCGGAGCGAATCGGGGTTGACGTTGAGAAGCTGATTGAACTTTTCCGTCTGCCG GAGATGGATGAAGATGAAATCCGTAAGGCCTACGCAACCAAGAAATATATCTTGAAGGGTGACGATGACCTCTCTGTCAGATGGGCACGTAATCAATCGCCATTC CTTGATTTCAAGAAACTATTACCACCTCGAGCAAATGTGGAAAGAAAACGCTGGCATGGTTATCTTCTTGAAGACCTTACTCGAGCTGTAAAGAATGTCGCCTTTCGAAGCTATCGGATTGATGACGAAACGTGGATAAATGATGCTCTCCTCGCAATTTACGCTAACGATGTCTATCACGAG tTTGCTGCTCCGCGCCACGATGTCGAAAATTACTGCAAGCGACTAGCAACTAACCTGATGAAGACGCATGCATCCAGTTTATACATGTCATCATTCAAAAGCGAGGAACTCGAGGTCATGGACAGAACG GTGAtcgaaatgtttgaaaaattaaggAAAACATTGGAGTCGAATGTGTTGAAACAGAAGTGGATTGGGAAGAAGAGCAAAGAGgcaattttgaagaaaatcgcAAGTCTCTCGATCGCGACACCCGCCCACCGAACCGATTATCATAACTCAAACGACAATGAG ATCGAACTCACAGGcgattttttcaacgacacAATGGCGCTGCGGAAGATGTACAGAACGTCCATGTACCAGATGCTGGATAAACGGCCAAGCGAAGAAAT ATGGACGTACTTCGCCCAACCGTACGACGCGTCGACTTCATCTATATACGAGctcgagaaaataattataccgtTCGGAGCTGTAGATTGGCGCTTTTTGGACCGTTCCTACACCACGTCAACGCAGCATTTGGGGCTAGCTACTCTTGGAACGCTTATCGCCAATGAAATTACTCATCATTTTGACTTCACAG GCATAAATTACCTGAACGGTCGGAAAGGTAGGGGCGTGGCGCCTGTTTTCTGCTCTAGCACGGAGGATGATATAGCTTACAGAAGCGACTACAAAAACCATTACCAAAATTTGAGGGGAAAAATGGACTCCATCTTCCTGCCATCGACTTctcaaaatattcattacagC ATATCCGACCTCAGTCTCAATGAGAGATTCTCAGACGACGCCGGCCTGCGACTCGCCTACGATACGATGTTAAACTTACCCGCGGAAGCTAAAATACCATTGCCCTGGCTTTCGAACTCGGAATCTAACGAGATACAACAATTCTTCTTGGCCTATGCTCAG ATGCAATGCACAAAGAAGCCTCTCACAACATCCTTCAGATCGCTCTACGAAGACGAAAACTTGCCAAGCCGACTACGGATTGCGATAACTGCCGCCAATAACGAAGCCCTTGGAGAAGCCTGGCAGTGCAAAACGGGAACCAAAGTCCGCCCTGAGGAAAAAACATATAATTTTCCTCACCTCGACGGTATAGACTTCGGTCGTGATACCGAAGCACTCCCACCTTATCAATGA
- the LOC124304396 gene encoding uncharacterized protein LOC124304396 isoform X39 yields MRTYRSYDVNAVEGGGTESSPVQRKPFFIVKLILFLVLCAIIITLCILWVSKSKEASRDNNIVGKQDGLQGGYDGTSQMPVSEFDTQETTTTETPDTSPLTAGGESRQETTTTETPDTSPSTAGVESRQETTTPQTPDTSPLTAGGESRQETTTPQTPDTSPSTAGVESRQETTTPQTPDTSPSTAGVESRQETTTPQTPDTSPSTAGIESRQETTTPQTPDTSPSTAGGESRQETTTTETPDTSPSTAGVESRQETTTPQTPDTSPSTAGVESRQETTTPQTPDTSPSTAGIESRQETTTPQTPDTSPSTAGGESRQETTTTETPDTSPSTAGVESRQETTTPQTPDTSPSTAGVESRQETTTPQTPDTSPSTAGVESRQETTTPQTPDTSPSTASDESRQEPTTTETPDTSPSTNHMQPVTLSEVMSKMAKATASRILSYMNHSSDACDDFYEYACGEFEDNQLTIENDLAEQAMQRIFTEAQKRRSDKQPFLDYYESCLNYEKTTNQSERLTNVRRAVQEIGRFDYTDNIGKDDTQPKFIDTLRRLFERNSALLFDITPDLAVTEGNCNTEPETVQFTWKIGPLISRTDPYTNRRAEECYKQQESVRNKPEVNLTEVYGTYKECKNYLGTFTTSIKDSVKKIFETDFDRSERIGVDVEKLIELFRLPEMDEDEIRKAYATKKYILKGDDDLSVRWARNQSPFLDFKKLLPPRANVERKRWHGYLLEDLTRAVKNVAFRSYRIDDETWINDALLAIYANDVYHEFAAPRHDVENYCKRLATNLMKTHASSLYMSSFKSEELEVMDRTVIEMFEKLRKTLESNVLKQKWIGKKSKEAILKKIASLSIATPAHRTDYHNSNDNEIELTGDFFNDTMALRKMYRTSMYQMLDKRPSEEIWTYFAQPYDASTSSIYELEKIIIPFGAVDWRFLDRSYTTSTQHLGLATLGTLIANEITHHFDFTGINYLNGRKGRGVAPVFCSSTEDDIAYRSDYKNHYQNLRGKMDSIFLPSTSQNIHYSISDLSLNERFSDDAGLRLAYDTMLNLPAEAKIPLPWLSNSESNEIQQFFLAYAQMQCTKKPLTTSFRSLYEDENLPSRLRIAITAANNEALGEAWQCKTGTKVRPEEKTYNFPHLDGIDFGRDTEALPPYQ; encoded by the exons atgcGGACCTATAGGTCGTACGACGTGAATGCTGTGGAAGGAGGTGGGACGGAGTCTTCTCCAGTTCAACGAAAACCTTTCTTTATCGTTAAACTGATCTTATTTCTTGTACTTTGTGCCATAATTATCACATTGTGCATATTGTGGGTGTCAAAAAGTAAAGAAGCGTCGAGGGATAATAATATCGTAGGAAAACAG GATGGATTACAAGGAGGGTATGATGGAACAAGTCAAATGCCTGTCAGCGAATTTGATACACAGGAGACTACGACTACTGAAACACCGGACACTTCACCTTTAAC GGCAGGCGGCGAATCTAGACAGGAGACTACGACTACTGAAACACCGGACACTTCACCTTCTAC GGCAGGTGTCGAATCTAGACAGGAGACTACGACTCCCCAAACACCGGACACTTCACCTTTAAC GGCAGGCGGCGAATCTAGACAGGAGACTACGACTCCCCAAACACCGGACACTTCACCTTCTAC GGCAGGCGTCGAATCTAGACAGGAGACTACGACTCCCCAAACACCGGACACTTCACCTTCAAC GGCAGGCGTCGAATCTAGACAGGAGACTACGACTCCCCAAACACCGGACACTTCACCTTCAAC GGCAGGCATCGAATCTAGACAGGAGACTACGACTCCCCAAACACCGGACACTTCACCTTCTAC GGCAGGCGGCGAATCTAGACAGGAGACTACGACTACTGAAACACCGGACACTTCACCTTCTAC GGCAGGCGTCGAATCTAGACAGGAGACTACGACTCCCCAAACACCGGACACTTCACCTTCAAC GGCAGGCGTCGAATCTAGACAGGAGACTACGACTCCCCAAACACCGGACACTTCACCTTCAAC GGCAGGCATCGAATCTAGACAGGAGACTACGACTCCCCAAACACCGGACACTTCACCTTCTAC GGCAGGCGGCGAATCTAGACAGGAGACTACGACTACTGAAACACCGGACACTTCACCTTCTAC GGCAGGCGTCGAATCTAGACAGGAGACTACGACTCCCCAAACACCGGACACTTCACCTTCAAC GGCAGGCGTCGAATCTAGACAGGAGACTACGACTCCCCAAACACCGGACACTTCACCTTCAAC GGCAGGCGTCGAATCTAGACAGGAGACTACGACTCCCCAAACACCGGACACTTCACCTTCAAC GGCAAGCGACGAATCTAGACAGGAGCCTACGACTACTGAAACACCGGACACTTCACCTTCTAC aaatcacatgcaacctGTGACGTTATCTGAAGTTATGTCAAAAATGGCCAAAGCCACAGCGAGTCGAATTCTTTCCTACATGAACCATTCTTCCGATGCGTGTGatgatttttatgaatacGCTTGTGGAGAGTTCGAAGATAACCAGCTTACGATAGAAAATGACCTCGCAGAACAAGCAATGCAACgaattttca CCGAGGCTCAAAAACGCCGAAGTGACAAACAGCCCTTTCTCGACTATTACGAAAGCTGCCTGAATTACGAAAAGACGACCAATCAGTCTGAAAGATTGACAAACG TTCGACGAGCTGTACAAGAAATCGGACGTTTTGATTACACGGATAACATTGGGAAGGATGATACCCAACCTAAATTCATCGATACGCTCCGGAGACTTTTCGAACGGAACAG CGCCCTCTTATTCGACATTACTCCAGACCTCGCAGTAACAGAAGGGAATTGTAACACAGAGCCAGAAACAGTTCAGTTTACTTGGAAAATTGGGCCACTGATCAGCAGAACTGACCCCTACACGAATAGAAGAGCAGAGGAATGCTATAAACAGCAGGAATCGGTGAGAAACAAACCGGAAGTGAATTTGACAGAAGTCTACGGAACTTACAAAGAGTGCAAG AACTACTTGGGCACCTTTACAACGTCCATCAAAGAtagcgtgaaaaaaattttcgaaacggATTTTGATCGATCGGAGCGAATCGGGGTTGACGTTGAGAAGCTGATTGAACTTTTCCGTCTGCCG GAGATGGATGAAGATGAAATCCGTAAGGCCTACGCAACCAAGAAATATATCTTGAAGGGTGACGATGACCTCTCTGTCAGATGGGCACGTAATCAATCGCCATTC CTTGATTTCAAGAAACTATTACCACCTCGAGCAAATGTGGAAAGAAAACGCTGGCATGGTTATCTTCTTGAAGACCTTACTCGAGCTGTAAAGAATGTCGCCTTTCGAAGCTATCGGATTGATGACGAAACGTGGATAAATGATGCTCTCCTCGCAATTTACGCTAACGATGTCTATCACGAG tTTGCTGCTCCGCGCCACGATGTCGAAAATTACTGCAAGCGACTAGCAACTAACCTGATGAAGACGCATGCATCCAGTTTATACATGTCATCATTCAAAAGCGAGGAACTCGAGGTCATGGACAGAACG GTGAtcgaaatgtttgaaaaattaaggAAAACATTGGAGTCGAATGTGTTGAAACAGAAGTGGATTGGGAAGAAGAGCAAAGAGgcaattttgaagaaaatcgcAAGTCTCTCGATCGCGACACCCGCCCACCGAACCGATTATCATAACTCAAACGACAATGAG ATCGAACTCACAGGcgattttttcaacgacacAATGGCGCTGCGGAAGATGTACAGAACGTCCATGTACCAGATGCTGGATAAACGGCCAAGCGAAGAAAT ATGGACGTACTTCGCCCAACCGTACGACGCGTCGACTTCATCTATATACGAGctcgagaaaataattataccgtTCGGAGCTGTAGATTGGCGCTTTTTGGACCGTTCCTACACCACGTCAACGCAGCATTTGGGGCTAGCTACTCTTGGAACGCTTATCGCCAATGAAATTACTCATCATTTTGACTTCACAG GCATAAATTACCTGAACGGTCGGAAAGGTAGGGGCGTGGCGCCTGTTTTCTGCTCTAGCACGGAGGATGATATAGCTTACAGAAGCGACTACAAAAACCATTACCAAAATTTGAGGGGAAAAATGGACTCCATCTTCCTGCCATCGACTTctcaaaatattcattacagC ATATCCGACCTCAGTCTCAATGAGAGATTCTCAGACGACGCCGGCCTGCGACTCGCCTACGATACGATGTTAAACTTACCCGCGGAAGCTAAAATACCATTGCCCTGGCTTTCGAACTCGGAATCTAACGAGATACAACAATTCTTCTTGGCCTATGCTCAG ATGCAATGCACAAAGAAGCCTCTCACAACATCCTTCAGATCGCTCTACGAAGACGAAAACTTGCCAAGCCGACTACGGATTGCGATAACTGCCGCCAATAACGAAGCCCTTGGAGAAGCCTGGCAGTGCAAAACGGGAACCAAAGTCCGCCCTGAGGAAAAAACATATAATTTTCCTCACCTCGACGGTATAGACTTCGGTCGTGATACCGAAGCACTCCCACCTTATCAATGA